The sequence below is a genomic window from Lolium perenne isolate Kyuss_39 chromosome 7, Kyuss_2.0, whole genome shotgun sequence.
tggcacacggaaagagctccacaaggtaagaaggtaaattctgtcgaagaaacctcttccttgagtgataagattgatgctattatgtctatgcttgtgaatgataggactaatattgatcctaataatgttccattagcttcattggttgcacaagaagaacatgttgatgtgaacttcattaaaaataataatttcaacaacaatgcttaccggaacaattctagtaacaactataggccatatccttataataatggcaacggctatggtaattcttatgggaattcttacaacaataataggaacacaccccctggacttgaagccatgcttaaagaatttattagtacacaaactgcttttaacaaatctgttgaagaaaagcttgggaaaattgatatacttgcttctaaagtcgatagtcttgctgctgatgttgatcttttgaaatcgaaagttatgcctaatgaaaatcatcataataagattgttactacagcaaatgccattcaagttagaattaatgagaatataagattaatggctgaactgcgtgctaggtgggatagagaagaaaatgaaaaactagctaaagagaagaatgtagctaaagtttggactattaccaccacttgtaatgctaatgctacacatgttgctgcacctcctactaatactaataaaagaattggtgttagcaatgtttccacttctaatgcaaagcgagaaactcgCCTAAATCGCTAAAATCGCTGaaatcgctgtgataaaactgctgaaattttttccaacattggggatgatgatcccattgctttagattataatggtttgaattttgatgattgccacatctctgaagttataaagtttttgcaaaaacttgctaaaaatcctaatgctagtgctataaatttggctttcacgcatcatattacaaatgctctcataaaagctagagaagagaaactggagcgcgaagcctctattcctaaaaaggtagaggatggttgggagcctatcattaagatgaaggttaaagattttgattgtaatgctttatgtgatcttggtgcaagtatttctgttatgcctaagaaaatttataatacgcttgacttgccaccactgaaaaattgttatttggatgttaatcttgctgatcattctacaaagaagcctttgggtaaagttgataatgttcgcattaccgttaacaataaccttgtccccgttgattttgttgtcttggatattgaatgcaatgcatcttgtcccattatattgggaagaccttttcttcgaactgttggtgctactattgatatgaaggaaggtaatataaaatatcaatttcctctcaaaaaggtatggaacacttccctagaaatagaatgaagttaccttttgattctattatgagaacaaattatgatgttgacacttcatctcttgataatacttgatacacactttctgcgcctagctgaaaggcgttaaagaaaagcgcttatgggagacaacccatgtttttacctacagtactttgtttttattttgagtcttggaagttgtttactactgtagcaacctctccttatcttagttttgtgttttgttgtgccaagttaagccgttgatagaaaagtaagtactagatttggattactgcacagttccagatttctttgctgtcacgaatctgggtccacctccctgtaggtaactcagaaaattaagccaatttacgtgcatgatcctcagatatgtacgcaactttcattcaatttgagtattttcatttgagcaagtctggtgccattttaaaattcgtcaatacgaactgttctgttttgacagattctgccttttatttcgcattgcctcttttgctatgttgaatgaatttctttgatccactaatgtccagtagcattatgcaatgtccagaagtgttaagaatgattgtgtcacctctgaatatgttaatttttattgtgcactaaccctctaatgagttgtttcgagtttggtgtggaggaagttttcaaggatcaagagaggagtatgatgcaacatgatcaaggagagtgaaagctctaagcttggggatgccccggtggttcacccctgcatatatcaagaagactcaagcgtctaagcttggggattcccaaggcatccccttcttcatcgacaacattatcaggttcctcccctgaaactacatttttattccatcacatcttatgtgctttttcttggagcgtcggtttgtttttgtttttgttttgtttgaataaaatggatcctagcattcactttatgggagagagacacgctccgctgtagcatatggacaagtatgtccttggtttctactcatagtattcatggcgaagtttcttcttcgttaaattgttatatggttggaattggaaaatgatacatgtagtaattgctattaatgtcttgggtaatgtgatacttggcaattgttgtgctcatgtttaagctctttcatcatatgctttgcacccattaatgaagaaatacatagagcatgctaaaatttggtttgcatatttggtttctctaaggtctagataatttctagtattgagtttgaacaacaaggaagacggtgtagagtcttataatattttcaatatgtcttttatgtgagttttgctgcaccggttcatccttgtgtttgtttcaaataagccttgctagcctaaaccttgtatcgagagggaatacttctcatgcatccaaaatacttgagccaaccactatgccatttgtgtccaccatacctacctactacatggtattttccgccattccaaagtaaattgcttgagtgctacctttaaaattccatcattcacctttgcaatatatagctcatgggacaaatagcttaaaaactattgtggtattgaatatgtaattatgcactttatctcttattaagttgcttgttgtgcgataaccatgttcactgggtacgccatcaactattcattgttgaatttcatgtgagttgctatgcatgtccgtcttgtctgaagtaagagagatctaccaccttatggttaagcatgcatattgttagagaagaacattgggccgctaactaaagccatgatccatggtggaagtttcagttttggacatatatcctcaatctcaaatgagaaaattattaattgttgttacatgcttatgcataaaagaggagtccattatctgttgtctatgttgtcccggtatggatgtctaagttgaagaataatcaatagcgagaaatccaatgcgagctttctccttagacctttgtacaggcggcatagaggtacccctttgtgacacttggtaaaaacatgtgcattgtgatgatccggtagtccaagctaattaggacaaggtgcgggcactattagtacactatgcatgaggcttgcaacttataagatataatttacatgatacatatgctttattactaccgttgacaaaattgtttcatgttttcaaaatcaaagctctagcacaaatatagcaatcgatgcttttcctctatggaggaccattcttttactttcaatgttgagtcagttcacctatttctctccacctcaagaagcaaacacttgtgtgaactgtgcattgattcctacatacttgcttattgcacttattatattactctatgttgacaatatccatgagatatacatgttacaagttgaaagcaaccgctgaaacttaatcttcttttgtgttgcttcaatgcctttactttgaattattgctttatgagttaactcttatgcaagacttccagaagtccgaagacgagatgaagaggggccacgggatggccaaaccctagggcggcgcggccccacccctggctgcgccggcctttggtgtgggccccccgtgccgcctcttgacttgcccttccgcctacttaaagcctccgtgacgaaacccccagtaccgagagccacgatacggaaaaccttccagagacgccgccaacgccgatcccatctcgggggatccaggagatcgcctccggcaccctgccggagaggggaatcatctcccggaggactctacgccgccatggtcgcctccggtgtgatgtgtgagtagtctacccctggactatgggtccatagcagtagctagatggttgtcttctccccattgtgctatcattgtcggatcttgtgagctacctaacatgatcaagatcatctatctgtaattctatatgttgcgtttgttgggatccgatgaatagagaatacttgttatgttgattatcaaagttatatctatgtgttgtttatgatcttgcatgctctccgttactagtagatgctctggccaagtagatgcttgtaactccaagagggagtatttatgctcgatagtgggttcatgcctgcattgacacctgggacaaaggatgaaagttctaaggttgtgttgtgctgttgccactagggataaaacattgatgctatgtctaaggatgtagttgttgattacattacgcaccatacttaatgcaattgtctgttgctttgcaacttaatactgcagggggttcggatgataacctgaaggtggactttttaggcatagatgcatgctggatggcggtctatgtaatttgtcgtaatgcccaattaaatctcactataatcatcatgatacatatgtgcatggtcatgctctctttatttgtcaattgcccaactgtaatttgttcacccaacatgctgtttgtcttatgggagagacacctctagtgaactgtggaccccggtccaattctctttactgaaatacaatctactgcaatacttgttctactgttttctgcaaacaatcatcttccacacaatacggttaatcctttgttacagcaagccggtgagattgacaacctcactgtttcgttggggcaaagtactttggttgtgttgtgcaggttccacgttggcgccggaatccctggtgttgcaccgcactacatcccgccgccatcaaccttcaacgtgcttcttggctcctcctggttcgataaaccttggtttctttctgagggaaaacttgctgctgtgcgcatcataccttcctcttggggttcccaacgaacgtgtgagttacacgccatcacttgaCATTGGcatgcgaaacatcatggacttgtCATTGGCATGCCCTATGATGGAGCTTGGCATTGCCATTGCCATTGGCATGCCATATGATGGAGCTCCATGATGGACTTGTCAATGTCATGTCCATGACAATTCTTGACGTTGGCATTGCCATGACGATCTTCTTGTGATTGTCATGGCCATCATGCAGTTGATCCCTATCTCTGGTACTGACAACGCAAGTATGTCTAACACTTTGCATTGTCATTGCATCTGCAGAACTGGCTCTTCCTGGAAACCTTCCTGGAAGGGTCCATACTAGACGCAAGTGACATGGCCGTCTGGGTGCAGCTTCGTGACCCCAATGAAGGGTTCATAGAAGCGCACCGGCAGATCACCGTGTCAAAGGTTCACGCCGGCCGTCTTGCTGACCTGGGGCACGCTCCCAGGCAACGGGTGTCGGCGTTTTTCGTGCGGGTGGAGAGCCCGAACCTCCTAGCCCTCGCCGTGCCGCCCTACATGAAGCAACTCCTGATCAGCAAGTACAAGCTGAAGAACAATGACCCGTCGGTgaaggtgtgcttgtacatggacGAGCGCTGCGAGTGGAAGGTGCAACTCCAGTGGACGGCCCAACGCGTCAGCTTCATCAAGTCCTGGAGCGAGTTTGCCGCCAGGCTTGGCCTCCGCGTCGACGACACGATCGTCTTCACCCCTAAGGACGACGGCTTCAAGGTCGACGTCTTTAGGAAGGAGACTTCATGCTCCAGCATCTTAAGCTATAAGAGGCATCGCGAGGGCCCTTATGCTGATCCTCACCGTTAAGGTGCAGGTGCTTGATCCATTTCTCTGCTGATGTCTGATCGTCGCCGCTAGTAGTTGTGCTCGCCTCTAGGGGCTGCTAAACACTTGTTTTTGTGCATGTGTGACTGTAATGTTGGCCTGTAGAGGTTGTTGAACATTGGTTTTGGACCTGGATAGTCTGCCCCCAGGTTTAAGTAGGCGTCTTACCACTCTAACGCTAGGATTAGGTACTAAGTACTCTGTTCATTCTGTTGTGCTCCTGCATGTGTTTGAGCTCTTGTGTGATGATGGTAAGGTTACCATATTTGAATGTGGTGAGGAGAAGCTTTGCGTGGGTGCCCAAAATATCGACCAATCACATGCCTTATGGTGAATAGAGATGGAACACTTTATCCAGACATTTAAACAACATGTACTTCTGTTCGGGCCGATGCAACACAGACTGCCAAACACTGGACCAAATATGGCCCGTGGTCTGTTCGCGACGCGCAGGAACGCTCGTCTTGCTGTGCCAGTAGTGTACGAATTCGACCCAGCGTACCAAACACGCCCTACAGCTCGGGCTCAAAGTAGGCCCATGGGCCGTACTGTCAGCTCTCGGCTGATGTTTCTCACTTTATCTTGTTTTGTTTTTTTAACGGGAAGTTTCTCACTATATCTCGTCTTCTACCTGTCGAGCAAAAAGGATATGGCGGCTTTGGCAATGGCCATGGGGGCTGCTTTCCCCCGCGTGTCCCAGCTCGCCGGCGCTCAGTCGGGTGTTGCCGCGCTGCCGCGGCGTTCCGTCTCCGTCCGCGCCGCCCCGCCGCGGCAGCAACGCTCCCGGCCGCCGCCCAGGAACAGGGGGCCTCCTCCGCAGAACCGCCGCCGCGGGCCGCCGCCCAGGctccacgacgacgacgaggaccagGGCGCCTACGGAGGAGGTCCACCCAGGAATCGTGGACCTCCTGGCGCGCCCACCCGCCAGCACGGTCGCGCGCCGCCCAGGGGCGCACCCGGCCGGCCGCCACCGCCCAGGGACTCACCTGGCGGCGCGCCGCCCAGGGGACCGCCACGCGCCGAGACGGCCCGCTCAGCCGTCTCTATGCGGCGACAGGAGGAGTTCGACGACGAGGCGGGGTACAGGGactacgacgacgacgaagaggaggagggggagagtAGGTTCGCCGGGGGCACACGGTCGGGCGGCGGCATGCCCAAGCCGCCCGCTGGCTTCGTTCTGGACGACCAGGGCAGGTGCATTGCTGCCGCCTCCAAGCGCATCGTCACCATCGTCAGTTGCACCACATCCAGTT
It includes:
- the LOC127314777 gene encoding uncharacterized protein — translated: MAALAMAMGAAFPRVSQLAGAQSGVAALPRRSVSVRAAPPRQQRSRPPPRNRGPPPQNRRRGPPPRLHDDDEDQGAYGGGPPRNRGPPGAPTRQHGRAPPRGAPGRPPPPRDSPGGAPPRGPPRAETARSAVSMRRQEEFDDEAGYRDYDDDEEEEGESRFAGGTRSGGGMPKPPAGFVLDDQGRCIAAASKRIVTIMDDANNRPLECIIRRVFSSTQDHECLLLCPVDMPVQVLKSTNFSGWIAVDDDQIKQIIPSVAYALARVHMHFVESGFCYTARGGFCFPEDAIQEFHDSSGGSGEAPFEGVEICNFNLDGAHYMIYTPVDPLLFVAVKDKEGVLRIAEDDLMDDPNIVSAIDEETEFTALVEEEEALLESILHGDDDVS